The proteins below come from a single Maylandia zebra isolate NMK-2024a linkage group LG23, Mzebra_GT3a, whole genome shotgun sequence genomic window:
- the LOC143415170 gene encoding uncharacterized protein LOC143415170: MSVEREMTLPITPRVIALGNNFMSASRWMISLEGKVFYEPEQMHDFASTLAVFFASYYVFNLEYQESASITQEMIQRFFVRINPDMGTKCPAKLGTSCKTGRVVKRKVTSISPRITTFLQRLSEFEWRTSN, encoded by the exons ATGTCTGTTGAGAGAGAGATGACCTTACCCATCACACCAAGGGTAATAGCGCTTG GGAATAATTTCATGTCTGCAAGTCGCTGGATGATCAGTTTGGAGGGCAAGGTATTTTATGAGCCTGAGCAGATGCATGACTTTGCCAGCACCCTTGCTGTCTTCTTTGCGTCATACTACGTTTTCAACCTTGAGTATCAGGAGTCAGCGTCCATCACACAGGAGATGATACAGAG GTTCTTTGTGAGGATCAATCCAGACATGGGAACAAAATGCCCTGCAAAACTTGGTACAAGCTGCAAGACAGGTCGTGTCGTAAAGAGGAAGGTTACAAGCATCAGCCCTCGGATCACCACCTTCCTCCAGCGGCTCTCTGAGTTTGAATGGAGGACTTCCAACTAG